The Podospora bellae-mahoneyi strain CBS 112042 chromosome 7, whole genome shotgun sequence genomic sequence TACGTCGTCCCATTCTGGGACGTCTTCCGGCATGCCTCTCCTGCGAAAGCTCGCGTCAACTCTTTCGGCGTTCCTTTCGGTGAGAACGTGGTGTAGCAACGATGTGCATTCGCCGTCCACGATGTTCAGCCATACCCGAAGCTCCTCCAGTAATTCAAGAGATGAGAACTCTAAAACCGCTTCCTCCGAGGATATGTATGCGTCGAGCATATTGGATGCAGATGTAGGGCCATGGCACCAGTTTCGGTCCGGCCCCGTTGCCCAGTACCTTTTATCTCCCAATCGAACTCAATTTTTCCCAGTAGGGATACATGAATGTGATTGAGCTGCGATACGATAGCTCGCCTCTCCGTGATACTGGTGTTGCTAGAAAGGAGACTGCAGAGGCGAGCTGTCAGTGACTGCTATACTCTCAAGTCTACCTATGATATAGACATGGACGAAGGTCAAGCGGGAGAATGGTCGGGAGTCGGAGGAAGTAAAGCGGTTCAATAGCATACCGGGCAATGTGGTGTGCTTTGGCACGAAGGCTCATAGTGTGGACAGGGCTATGTCCAGCGTCGTTTTGGACATGCGACACCTTGACTGCCACTTTTGACAACATGCGATCCTCCAGTTGAAGGAGCTAGAACAGGTTCGAACAAGCTCGCATATTTGATAAGCTCATGGTCAGGAGGGCCACTCTCCCTTCAGAACTTGCAAGCAGATGTGGACGATCCGCAATATACCAGTCACCCCCGCGAAGGCCGGGTATGGCAGATCTGAGCTGGTAGAACTGTCCCCCGGATTCTCCCAACCATACTGGGAATATATTTAATGCCTTCAGCTGCAACACCCCAGCATCCCGATTCTCCTTCCACGCTTTTGGTTGGATTAGTGCGCTGGTGGCCTTGAGAACTTGCTGGATATACTCTAGCGAATCTGACAGAACTATACGACGAGCCTCGTTGACGAGGTCTTTCAGTGCAGCATTCGGAATTTTTAGCGAGTCACTGAAGAATGATTCAAGCTCTGGATAGTGCTGGATGATGCGTGGCGTCCGTTTCACGCAACCCGGGCCATCCCACACGCAATCGTCGGTGCTGAGCCAAACACCCACAGAAGCAGACTCACTCCCCTTTCAGGAGAAACAGCAGCTTAAACTCTGCAAATGCTTTCCTGTTGCCTCTCATTAACTTCAAATACCACAAAATGAGATAACGTCGCCATACCTCGTATAGCCTTCATTTTCATCTGTCAGACTCGcatggaggtgttgatggagtCTTAACACTTCATCTCGCGTTGCTTCTGCGTGTTGCAACTGCCGTCTTGCCGTGGCAGAAAAGTCCTATCAAGAGAGCGGCGGACGTTGTCATCATCGATGCAACAGACACTTAGGGTTGCCAGCTCTGATCTCAAACGCTGCCTCGAGGTTTTCAGGGTCGCTTTTTCTGATTCGGCGAGGGATATGGATTCTGACTCGGATTCTGCGTCGTTCACTACATAATAGCGGTAGTGTTCCCACCTTCGACAAAGAAATTCTAGCCATTTGTTACACTCTGACTGCTCAGTCAGGGATCGAAAGTCGGCAGATAGGACAAAGCCCAGATTGTCAGGGCCGTTCGGGTCGACGAGACGAGGAAAAACGGCAACGTGTAGATTTAACTGCAACCAATCGATCCAGTTCGGACAGTGGGTAAGTGGTGGCGACGCCTCTTCATGGAGAAACGCGAATGAGTGTTCGTGTGAGGCCAAGAGTTGGCTAGCAGAAAATGGGTCGTCAGAGCGCACATAAATTCGGGAAGCTCGACAAGGGCGAAAGTTTTCCGCAACAAGCCAGAGGTCGGCCTTCGTCCGTCCTGCTGTCCACCCAGCCCGGTAGAGAAACTGAGCGTGGCTTATCAAGGCACGATGTGAAGTATCTTGAACATCGACACTGGGCCGTACCCGAGGTGCTGCTAATATCCTTTCGCAGACATCTGCCTGTTGAACCCTCCTTGCACCTAAACTCTCTGCTAGCCGCCTTCTGTGAGAGTTCTTCGCAGCCTGAGGGGAAACCTCTGCCAGTCCAAGTCCTTTGGGTACGACCAAGCCGTTGTCATCAAGCGGTATGCCTAATAAATCTTCGGACTTTGCGGAGACCCATCGACCGTCACGTAAGGGGACGATCTGGAGCTTCAATATGTCGCCCATGTGGTCTTCAAGAAGGTCACATAGCACTTTACTAATCTTCGCGTGCCACGAATCGGGCATTGACCGAAAGTTGTGTGTTTCGTTCGTAATAAACAAACTTAGTTCCTCCATAAACTGCGTTTTTGACAGAACATTAACACCAAGCTGCATGATCCACTCTTGCAGATCTGCATGGTACTTGTTGGATAAATGGAGAAACGTAGAGTAGTCGTGTGGAATCAATGGCCTGTTGTGGTCGTCAGTGTAAGGGTCGGAAACGCAGGTGAGCTTTTCTGGGGCCATGAGGTGCCCGGCATCTGACTCTAACACTGGTGATCGAGACAAGAGGGTAATGATATCTCCTGGAAGAGGCTCAAAAAAGCTGTCTGTTGTTGGGAAGGGCAGATAATACGGCCAGGTATAACGAAGATGTCCACTATTCAAGGCGTGAACGGCCCTGAGGAAAGCTTTGGGAAGCTCATGCAAGAAGACTGGATTGCAGGCCGAAGACATGTCGACATCTTCACGGTTGGCAACGAGATCAAAGTCGGCATGGCAAACGAACTGCACCCTTGTCAGTTGACCAGAGAGTCTGAGAAGAACAAAATCACTGCTTGACGGACCCTGAACCCATAGTCTCGGATAGGAAGAGATGATGTAGTGGTTGGTTACTTACCGGAAGTAGGaaatggtgatgatgatgatgatgatgggatgagagAATTTGAGGCGGGGAAGAGCGGGTTTATTTATATATCTATCTGATGGGACAATGGACTGTGGTCGAATGAATAGTAAAGGCTTTGTCTTCCTTCGTGTTCTTTGGGTTCAAGTTCTTAAAATAGTAAGTGGCACTATTAAGAAAAATGCTTTATCTCTTCATCTTGCCTTCTGAGAAGGTACACAAAATAGGCTGATAGAagagggtaggtaggtaagcaaGCTTTGTTTTACAGGCATCTCAGCCATTATAGCTCTCGTAGCAGTTCGCCCACATACTTGCTGCAAACAGATACGTCGCAATAACACACCTAGGTACGTCAGCAGGCCTTCTTCTAGGACTCAGTCCTTGTTTGAAGTTTGAAGATATTGTAAGAGCGCGGGTTGCGACACAGAACAGCATCTCTTCTTCCAGGTAGTAGGAAGTTGATAAGCAGGCAAAGAAACAACGGCCGTTTCGTACGTAGGTAGGTAATCACATTCAAATTTCAATggtcaagaagagaaaaTGAATATTCCAGAGGAAAAaagtttttttattatatcAAATATGTTCAAAAATGATCAACTCATCAATCAACCCAACAAAGTCTGCTACCTCATCCCTCACTCCTCCCACTAGGGGAGAAGTTTTGTGTCGTGAATGATCACGGCGGTGCTGAAATAGTATTGTCTGAAGGGCAAAagtgtttgttttgttgtaaCAGGTGTTGTACTGGAGTGTTGAAACCACGTGATTGTCCCCAAAGCAGTGCTACTAACACCTGCCCATCCGGTATCTTTGTCCACTTAGCAATGACCACGTTAAGCAGGTTAACAGCTCTGGCTCATGAACAATCTCATTGTTCTCTCCAGTTGAGCCTTACGGCTTTCATCTATTTAAGAGCAGCTATCAAGTGTATTGCCGTCATGGATTCTTGTTTCCCACCAAATTATTCGAGGAAGTTCAACCGCAACATCGAATGGCCAAGCACCATGGATATCATGGACCTAGTTCACTTGGGGTTCAAGCTTCTGGAGATGGGGCTTTTCATCGTATATGCGGTTGTGGCCTTCTGTATTTTGTATGTTCTGTGGTTTACTGCCGTGGcagtggtgttttgggtgcTACCGGAGACAATCGTAGTGCGCCGTAGACATATCCCGTTGAGATTTAGTCTCGACTTTTAGTTGGAGTCTGAAGTCAAGTATTGTCAAGGATCTGGTTCTATAGACATGACCCAAGCTGAGTGAGAGCCAACAAAATCAAAAACCGAATTTATCAAAAAATATCATCTACCTACGTTCCCAATGTTACCTTGTGTATATCTCATATCTACTAACGACTGTATTATCTCCCAGAACACGTAACCAGTGAATGTAATTTTAGAGATTACCTATCAGAGTACTGATAAAGGCATAACACCAAAGACTGCCGACCATATAATAAGTATACCTCTTCTCTGGAGTTAAGAAGAGGTATCAGCAAGGAAACTCCGTATAAGTACCAACCAGCTTTCCAGCATTTCTTCCACGAACAGAGCATATGGGGCTCCATGACGCCAATTATTGCAAGAGAAAGACCAACGGACTTGAAACAGAGTGAGTGATGTAGATACTTCAGTATTTTTCTCTATAAACGGTCATCATCCGTATTGATAATATCGTTATTCATAACACAACATTAACCAGATGTCGGTCTACTTAAGCATCCTTGCCTTTCCTTCATGCCTCATCTCTTCTCTCATGACCATTATCAAACTCTCGAGCCTTTTTGATAGATAGGTATCTACCTACGTAAAGACTCAGATATCAACACTtcaccaaccaaaccaaccaaaccaccaccaacaccaaccacatATCTCATTCAAGATGTTTGAATACTACGCCAACTGCGTCTACTGCGGCTGTGACACTATTCCCCACAGAGAGAAAATCTGGACATGCCACCCTGTTACTACCCATGAGGTTCTTGAATGCTCCAACGCTGTTGTCGCGCCGAAAGCACGAGATTGGCCCTGCCCTATTCACCAGCCCGATGTTCCCGATCCTCTGGACAAGGACAATGATGGGAAACTGGAGATCAAGCGCGAGAACAGGATCAGAGAGAAATTCGATTTTCTCACTCAAGATACTCCCAACCTGAATGACTCGGACGAAGTGCCAAGCGTGGAGGAAGGCAAAGAGGCAAGCGTAGAGCAAGGTAAGTAGGGGCAAGTTAGGTAAGTAAGGTAAGTAAGGTAAGTAAGGTAAGTCAAGGCAAAGTAGGTGAGGCAAGTATTAATTACTGTGTGATGACAATCAAAACATAAATGCAATAAAAAcattcttttttatttttaacAACACTGTTCTTAACCCTGGATGACATATTTCTGACCGTAATCAAGTGcattcttctcctcaagACCGAGGGATTAAAGATAAGGTAACTCGATGCCTCCATGATGCCCTCAGAATTGTAAATGTTTGCTTGAACCTCACCCTTACCTAAGTTACCTGAATTTACTAGAGACCTGCCGTTAGCCATATTGAACCATCCTGGGAAGTCCAGCTACAGCCTCTTCTCTGCAAAGTTAATTCTGCGCCTCAAGAGCCTACCTACCAAGCACCGTTTGTGAATGAAGCTATTTCAGGACTCAAGACAAAGCCCAATATACGGGGAAGATAGGAAGAAGAGAACAGACAAAGACATCAATCCCTAATGTAATATCCCATCAGACAATCCCATTGTATATTCTCCGCTACACAAATCCCCACAGACTATACAACCAActcttccaccccatccatcttACCACAActtctcatcatcgtcattatcactcactcactcacccctATCACCAATCtaccaacacccaccacctcaagcAGGTAAGTATttacccccccttcccctccccccccactCAACCCACAAACATCAGCACAAAATGTGCATCTACACCTCCAACATCTGGGCCTGCGGCTGCGTGGTCAAGAACAAACCTGCCGTCCGCACCCATCCCTGCAGCCACGTTCTCCAGAGGGCCGCTTGCCCTACCCCGGCGGCAATCACTGTTCGGGCAGTTTACATTGATGGGAAGTGCTACCGTCATCATATGGAGCATAGGGGTCGTGAGCATCGTGGGGATGGGAGATATAACTAAACTAACTAACTAGGTGGGTTGAGTAAAAGAGTGTTTGAGAAAAAGCTCTTCcttttttccttcccctGGTGGGAAAAGGGAGAGTTTGAGGTGAGTAGGTAGcgacgagggtggtgaggatcAATACATAATTTTAATCAAATATGAAaacttttttctcttgatgAAGCACAGGGACGGTTTGATGTTATTGTGATTTAGGTATGTCGCTGTGAAGTTTGTGGTTGTCTAAGCCGCTTGATATGATGACTCGAGTGTCGAGACCTCGAAGAGCCTGCCCGGCTTCTCGGAGCAGTTGTGATTTTGTTCCTAGATGTACCGGTAATGTCTGCCGCCTGGTGTGAGTAGGTGCCTGTAGAGAGTCCCTAAGTTCTGTGACAGGAAGGAGACGCTTTACTATTGGCCCTGATGAATAATCGGTGGCACGGGATACCCCACGCCCTGTGAATGACATGATCAGATAGACCAGATAAAGAATGAGCTTATGTACTCTTACTTCAACCACAGCTCAACCACAGATTaaacctcccaacccaacctccaaTACCCTCCCACAATGCGCCTCGGCTTCCTAGGCCTAGGCACAATGGGCACCCCCATGGCCCTCAACCTATCCCACCACTTCCGCCTCACAGTCTGGAACCgctccccctcaaaatacccccccctcctccaacccggCAGCACCGTCAAACCAGCCgcaaaccccctccaactaATCCACCAATCCGACCTCATCTTCCTAATGCTCTTCAACGAACAagccatcctctccatcctcacccccgaCCTAATCCCTCACCTCCGCAACAAAACCCTAgtcaacacctcctccgtctccgtcCCCTTCAGCCAgcacctcaacacctcaaTCACAACCGCAGGCGGGACCTTCATCGAGATGCCCGTCAGCGGCAGCAAAATCCCAGCCCAGCAAGGCCGTCTAGTCGGCATGCTAGCCgcaaacaacccctccctcgcaGACAGCATCAGACCTTACATCCAGCCCATGACCAGCGCAGCCATCTACTGCGGCCCCGTCGGCTCCGGCCTCAAGATGAAATACGCCGTCAACACCTTCCTCATCACCGTGACCGTCGGCCTGGCCGAGGCCGCGAACCTGGCTTCGGCACAGGGGCTGGACCTTGACGCCTTTGGGCAGGTGCTCGAGGCTGGGCCGATGGCCTCTGCTTACTCAAAGCTTAAAGTTGACAAGATTCTCAGGGAGGATTGGTCAGCTCAGGCTACCATAAAGGACTGCTACAACAGCACTCAGCTTATCACGGCCGCTGCGGAAGGTGCAGGCGCCGAGACGCTCCTAACCCAGTTATGTGGCTCATTATACAAGCGGGCGATTGAGTCTGGGCTTGCTGACGAAGACATGATATCTGTGGTCAAGTGTCTGCCAAAAAGAGGCGATGAAGAGTGTTGTGATAAAAAAGGGGGCTTTCAAGGTTGAGAATGAGGGAAAGTAAGAGAGAATTCCGGGATGTCTATGAATGGGGTTAGCAAGTTGGGATGGTTATGAAGGTTAAAAGTCTTCAATAATAAGAGGAGCTGCCTACTCGTCTCGCTAGGGACTTGCGCAGAGCTAATTCTCCTTCCAGCCCTTCattcctcgtcatccccctcatcacccctctTGGCTAGCTCCTCCTCAGTAATCACCTCGAGTGTAAAGTTAGCCTGGCACGACACGAGATCCTTGCCACCGCGCGTCACGGTGCACGTCACTGTGTACGTGGTTGGCGACATGAGCGGTGGCTCGACACCGTCCTTTTGCTTCACGATACCGCCGTCCTGGCCCGCGGCCGTGATGAGCTCAAAGCTGTTGGCGTCGAGCGGGGGCGAGATGGACCAGCGCATGGCATCACTCGGCTCATAGTCGAATTTCGGGTAGTTGCGTTCATTCTTGTTGGGTCAACATGTGTCAGCATTTTCCTAATTGTGTACATGACGTTGGGAAGTAGGGTGGAATTTACCTTGAGTTTGTTGGTCAACACCCACTTGGGCGAGCTGTACTCCAAGTTTCCAGGGCCCATTGCCTCCATTTCAACCTCCCAGACATAAAATGGCACCGCAGGCCCTGGTAGCTCTGGCCGAGGTCCGTGACCCTGGCGGTACATTATGTCCCTGAGGCGATacttcttgacagcctcttcATACTGTCCAACATCCACCAGTACCAGTCCGCCGGGCTGCTTGTTGCCTCTGTCAAAGGTGCGTCCCAGATCGAGGTTGCCTCGGCGAATGCGCGCCTTGCTTGCCAGCAcgttcttcttgccgtcAACCTTTGGCGGCTCTAGGACCTCGACCTCCCACTGCAAGGAAGGAAGCAACGCCTTCCACTCGGGGTCGGCGCCGGGGCGTTGCTTAACGATggcgttgttgctgccgtcCGTCGACAAATACCACAGCACTGCTCGCTTGCGGTCCTTTTCCTGGATGATGCGCTTGGTGTAGATCAAGCTCTTGCCATAGGCGTCTGTCTCAAAGCTCCAGATGGTGTCGGATGTGTAGTCTAGAGCGTCGCCGAGGTCGACGGTGCCATCGGTCTTACCGAGATGCAGATACTTGGCGTCAATGGAGCTGGTGTCTTCCTGGCCAATATCGCCGGCCCGCCGCATTGGTCCCTTGAAAGTCAGGCCAGGAAGGGATGGGTTTTGGTCGACAGCAGGCACGGTACGAATGTAGTCGGATGCTTGCATCGGGTTGTCTACCCAAAGTCCTGCGGGCCGGGCCTTGTCTTCCACAAACTTCTGGATTGGATCGCGGTGGTCTGGACGTGAGGTAATCAGCAAGGAGGAAGCGTACACATGGAGGTTCAGAAGTGACGGGTACATACCAGTGGTAAAATACCAGACAAGGAACAGGATTATTCCGATGACAGCAAAGACGATAGCGATAGGCCCTGACCATGCGGCAACGAGAGCGAGACCTGAATAGGCAGCCCCGAGACCTAGACCGAGAGGAATTAGGAGTCAGTCTCACCACTCTGGGTCATCAAGACGACTGGGAGGGTGAACTTACCTGCGGCAACCCATCCGAGGATAATCCCGGCCACTTGAATGACAGATGAAGTGAACATGATCCAGTCCATCGCCTGGAGCAAACCGTCCTTGTTCGAGTCGAGTTCGATGAGGATCAAGACAATACTGACAATGCCCAAGACCACGCTAGTGAGAAAGAGTCAGCCATGCTGCCACACACAAACAAAGCCCCTTTATTTGGGCTGAATGGAAGAAACTCACCCAAGAACAGCTCCCATGAACTCCCCAACATTCCTGCCAAATATCTTCTCAAATCTGCTGAACTCgagcaacccctcctccttggcagcaATTCGAGCAGCCAAGTCCTTGGTCTGCTCGGCAGTACGAGTGAACCAGCTGCCGAATCCCTTTTGAACTCGCAAAGCGCCATTCTCAATCTGGTTGACGGCACCTTCCCAGCCAAAGGCGGTACCAAGCTTCTCATACCACCGCTTAGCGGCCATGTCGCCCCAGAATTGGTACAAACGCAAGGTGCCTTGGGCAACTTCGATGATGAGCATACCAGCCAGACCGCCGAGGGCACTGCATGCTCTGTCAGTATCTCAAGTCAAAAGTACTG encodes the following:
- a CDS encoding hypothetical protein (EggNog:ENOG503PAWI; COG:I); this encodes MRLGFLGLGTMGTPMALNLSHHFRLTVWNRSPSKYPPLLQPGSTVKPAANPLQLIHQSDLIFLMLFNEQAILSILTPDLIPHLRNKTLVNTSSVSVPFSQHLNTSITTAGGTFIEMPVSGSKIPAQQGRLVGMLAANNPSLADSIRPYIQPMTSAAIYCGPVGSGLKMKYAVNTFLITVTVGLAEAANLASAQGLDLDAFGQVLEAGPMASAYSKLKVDKILREDWSAQATIKDCYNSTQLITAAAEGAGAETLLTQLCGSLYKRAIESGLADEDMISVVKCLPKRGDEECCDKKGGFQG